From Panulirus ornatus isolate Po-2019 chromosome 67, ASM3632096v1, whole genome shotgun sequence, a single genomic window includes:
- the Uvrag gene encoding uncharacterized protein Uvrag — MEAAANLSADEPDHVRVSVQQQVVQLWSYQYAIRLRHLSQVVGRNLQGHRNHPVPVPACPLPSKQPRPPATLGYYFSLHAPSNKEEIFSSELQSTTNPNWKEIEPENINPVNLRSLKGVLIRLWFKPEGESAQLITSWGVHFNGLIPIGAVLPYDHEKYKPNTLVFKLRQNFYTAPGNYQHPQFEKSPLLRYGFSLPLSETKRCYTVSALSRLHSMKRAQRQQELRCQETCQVLEHHGVTRTSRTELLAMQVEDCRVKVALLREQLEAEIDHLRALKLSADNLDNQNQEKGLELLGGYQGLHRQLVQVRGLQEVSGTDMEKFRETCLCLGDWRRQLIAHLPLIYPITQDKEGRYLICGVHLPDAENYDGYSEVTLSVGLGFVAHLIVLLSQLMHVPLRYPIKPNGSFATITDTTSLQLRDSDREFPLYTRGKEREKLHFNYGVFLLNKNIAQMRWYCGIPTSDLRSTLLNLSILMSKLTQTGTVSNQPPAVMPDVLMPVPASSTPVNLEVRTPASLLHQQRSPRLPLNPLAHSTSQEHAKDVLVENDDDDDDSASQWKLTKSSSETNSSDASPVKASLYVREAVPLSGKGNTGKFVFVDKVQNPLVDTNHVEQNLEERLSHSNGFSFSLDNGLNHIGGKHNTYYKIKDLSSCDDLKLMNNVTKALSFVRGSDPSLLANADLTASREGEEDILPVFKEQTTELLRSWHEDDPSHYTGVSEVGSSERLEEVGVECDESFMCSRDESKVLLQRTESDPVKENKEPSSRETVEANKTDQHASGNLETKKSGENVEEKSASASEDNLDILKSGKDAAFSLKEFGVTEDMFLNDVAFRTAALASQNCSFKMSFSRQSTEDEYH, encoded by the exons CTATTACTTCTCCCTTCATGCGCCATCaaataaagaagaaatatttTCAAGTGAACTTCAGAGCACTACAAATCCAAATTGGAAGGAAATAGAACCTGAAAATATAAATCCCGTAAATCTGCGATCACTCAAGG GTGTCTTGATTCGGTTGTGGTTCAAACCAGAGGGTGAAAGTGCACAGCTAATAACCTCATGGGGAGTACACTTCAATGGCCTCATTCCAATTGGTGCAGTCTTGCCTTATGATCATGAAAAGTACAAGCCAAATACCTTAGTTTTCAAATTACGACAAAATTTCTACACTGCACCAGGGAACTATCAACATCCCCAGTTCGAGAAATCACCACTACTTCGATATGGGTTTTCATTACCTCTGTCAGAAACAAAGCGCTGTTATACAGTCAGTGCCCTATCAAG GCTGCATAGCATGAAGCGAGCTCAGCGACAGCAGGAATTGAGATGTCAGGAGACTTGCCAGGTACTTGAACATCATGGGGTAACCAGGACATCACGGACTGAGCTTTTAGCAATGCAG GTTGAAGACTGCCGAGTGAAGGTAGCTTTACTCAGGGAACAATTGGAAGCTGAGATTGACCATCTCCGTGCACTCAAGCTGTCAGCTGACAACCTTGATAATCAAAATCAGGAAAAAG GGCTAGAGCTGTTAGGTGGTTATCAGGGTCTTCACCGTCAACTGGTGCAGGTCAGAGGTTTACAGGAGGTATCAGGCACAGATATGGAGAAATTTCGAGAAACTTGCTTGTGTCTTGGTGATTGGCGGAGACAGCTCATTGCTCATCTTCCATTAATCTACCCAATTACTCAA GACAAGGAAGGCAGGTATCTTATTTGTGGAGTGCACTTGCCTGATGCAGAAAATTACGATGGCTACAGTGAAGTGACTCTAAGTGTGGGGCTTGGTTTTGTGGCACATCTCATTGTGCTACTGTCTCAGCTGATGCATGTACCCTTACGCTATCCTATCAAACCCAATGGTTCATTTGCCACCATCACAGATACTACTTCATTGCAGCTCCGGGACAGTGACAGAGA GTTTCCATTATACACTCGtggaaaggagagggaaaaaCTCCACTTCAACTATGGTGTATTCTTGCTGAACAAGAATATTGCTCAGATGAGATGGTATTGTGGCATCCCCACCTCAGACCTCCGATCTACTCTGCTAAACTTAAGCATTCTTATGTCGAAACTTACTCAAACAGG CACTGTCAGTAACCAACCACCAGCAGTGATGCCAGATGTATTGATGCCAGTGCCAGCTTCGTCTACCCCTGTCAATCTTGAGGTTCGCACCCCTGCTAGTCTCTTGCACCAGCAACGTTCTCCACGCCTCCCATTAAATCCTCTTGCTCATAGTACATCCCAAGAGCATGCAAAAGATGTTTTagttgaaaatgatgatgatgatgatgatagtgcatCACAGTGGAAGCTGACAAAGTCTAGCAGTGAAACAAATTCAAGTGATGCATCTCCTGTAAAGGCATCACTGTATGTACGGGAAGCTGTACCACTCAGTGGAAAAGGCAACACTGGAAAATTTGTATTTGTAGATAAAGTTCAAAATCCCTTAGTTGATACAAACCATGTGGAACAAAATTTAGAAGAAAGATTATCACATTCTAATGGTTTTAGCTTTTCATTAGATAATGGTCTTAATCATATTGGTGGAAAACATAATACATATTATAAGATTAAAGATCTTTCAAGCTGTGATGATCTGAAACTTATGAATAATGTTACTAAGGCTCTGAGCTTTGTGCGAGGTTCAGACCCTAGCTTGCTGGCAAATGCAGATTTAACTGCCTccagggaaggagaagaagatatTCTTCCAGTATTTAAAGAACAAACTACAGAATTGCTCAGGTCATGGCATGAAGATGATCCTTCTCATTATAcaggtgtgtcagaggtgggtaGTTCAGAGAGATTAGAGGAAGTTGGTGTTGAGTGTGATGAGTCTTTCATGTGCTCAAGAGATGAGAGTAAAGTATTATTGCAAAGGACAGAGTCTGATCCagttaaagaaaataaagaacctTCATCCAGAGAAACTGTGGAAGCTAATAAAACAGATCAACATGCATCTGGCAACCTAGAAACCAAGAAATCAggagaaaatgttgaagaaaagtcTGCcagtgcatcagaagacaatttAGATATTTTAAAAAGTGGGAAAGATGCTGCTTTCTCTCTCAAAGAATTTGGGGTCACAGAAGACATGTTTCTTAATGATGTTGCTTTTAGAACAGCGGCTTTAGCTAGTCAGAACTGTAGTTTTAAAATGTCATTCTCTAGACAGAGCACAGAAGATGAATATCACTAG